From the Amycolatopsis thermoflava N1165 genome, one window contains:
- a CDS encoding CoA-transferase subunit beta: MSATRAEIAVVAVAELFRGDGEIVASPMGYIPSLGAKLARLTFEPDLLLSDGEAYLINADGVVEGWQPFRKMLDTIVPHGRRHVVMGANQIDRFGNQNISAIGDHARPAKQLLGVRGAPGNTANHRTSYWVPRHSRRVFVESVDIVSGVGYDNAAKAGLKYHDVHRVVTNLGVFDFATPDHSMRAVSLHPGVTPEEVTAATSFDIDLSSAVTSREPTDEELRLIREVLDPKGLRDKEVPS; encoded by the coding sequence ATGAGCGCGACCAGGGCCGAGATCGCGGTGGTGGCGGTGGCCGAACTGTTCCGCGGCGACGGAGAGATCGTGGCCAGCCCGATGGGTTACATCCCGTCACTGGGCGCGAAACTCGCCCGCCTGACCTTCGAACCCGACCTGCTGCTCTCCGACGGCGAGGCCTACCTGATCAACGCCGACGGGGTGGTGGAAGGCTGGCAGCCGTTCCGCAAGATGCTGGACACGATCGTCCCGCACGGGCGGCGGCACGTGGTGATGGGCGCCAACCAGATCGATCGGTTCGGCAACCAGAACATCTCCGCCATCGGCGACCACGCCCGCCCGGCCAAGCAGCTGCTCGGGGTGCGGGGCGCGCCGGGCAATACCGCGAACCACCGCACGAGCTACTGGGTGCCCCGCCACAGCCGGCGCGTCTTCGTGGAGTCGGTGGACATCGTGTCCGGTGTGGGCTACGACAACGCCGCCAAGGCCGGCTTGAAGTACCACGACGTGCACCGGGTGGTGACCAACCTCGGCGTGTTCGACTTCGCCACCCCCGATCACTCCATGCGCGCCGTCTCACTGCACCCCGGCGTCACCCCCGAGGAGGTCACGGCCGCCACCTCCTTCGACATCGATCTCTCCAGCGCGGTCACCAGCCGCGAGCCCACTGACGAGGAGCTGCGGCTGATCCGCGAGGTGCTGGACCCGAAGGGCCTGCGGGACAAGGAAGTCCCGTCATGA
- a CDS encoding NAD(P)H-dependent flavin oxidoreductase — MDTALTRLVGVRHPVVQTGMGWVAGPRLVSATAEAGGLGILASATMTYPELEAAITEVKQRTDQPFGVNLRADAGDAGARVDLLIREGVKVASFALAPRKEMIAKLRDHGIVVIPSIGAARHAEKVAAWGADAVIVQGGEGGGHTGGVATTLLLPSVLDAVDIPVVAAGGFFDGRGLAAALAYGAAGVAMGTRFLLSKESTVPEEVKRLYLAQNLTGTVVTRRVDGLPHRVLRTELVEKLEDTGRVRGTIHAVRNALRFRKLTGLSLPAMIREGLAMKHGNQMTWSQIIMAANTPMLLRAGLVEGRTDAGVLASGQVVGMIDDLPTVADIIDTTVTLAEEIVKRLSGGTA; from the coding sequence CTGGATACCGCGCTCACGCGGCTGGTCGGCGTCCGGCACCCGGTCGTGCAGACCGGGATGGGCTGGGTGGCGGGGCCGCGGCTGGTGTCGGCCACCGCGGAAGCCGGCGGGCTCGGCATCCTCGCCTCGGCCACCATGACCTACCCCGAACTCGAAGCCGCCATCACGGAGGTCAAGCAGCGCACCGACCAGCCCTTCGGCGTCAACCTCCGCGCGGACGCGGGAGACGCCGGGGCCCGGGTCGACCTACTGATCAGGGAGGGGGTCAAGGTCGCCTCCTTCGCGCTGGCGCCGCGCAAGGAGATGATCGCCAAGCTCCGCGACCACGGCATCGTGGTGATCCCGTCCATCGGAGCCGCGCGGCACGCCGAAAAGGTCGCCGCGTGGGGCGCGGATGCGGTGATCGTGCAGGGCGGCGAGGGTGGCGGGCACACCGGGGGAGTGGCCACGACGCTGCTGCTGCCGTCGGTGCTGGACGCGGTCGACATCCCCGTCGTCGCGGCGGGCGGGTTCTTCGACGGGCGCGGACTCGCCGCCGCGCTCGCCTACGGCGCGGCCGGGGTGGCGATGGGGACGCGGTTCCTGCTGAGCAAGGAAAGCACCGTGCCAGAGGAGGTCAAGCGGCTCTACCTCGCGCAGAACCTCACCGGCACGGTCGTGACACGGCGCGTCGACGGGCTGCCGCACCGCGTGTTGCGCACCGAGCTGGTCGAGAAACTGGAAGACACCGGCCGGGTCCGCGGCACCATCCACGCCGTCCGCAACGCCCTACGCTTCCGCAAGCTCACCGGCCTCTCCCTGCCCGCCATGATCCGCGAAGGCCTGGCCATGAAACACGGCAACCAGATGACCTGGAGCCAGATCATCATGGCCGCCAACACCCCGATGCTCCTGCGCGCCGGCCTGGTCGAAGGCCGCACCGACGCGGGTGTCCTCGCCTCCGGCCAAGTCGTCGGCATGATCGACGACCTCCCGACGGTGGCCGACATCATCGACACCACCGTCACGCTGGCCGAGGAAATCGTGAAGCGGCTCAGCGGTGGTACCGCATGA
- a CDS encoding TetR/AcrR family transcriptional regulator, translating into MTGLRERQRRRTQHDISTAALELFERHGVEGTTVDDIAAAAEVSPRTFFRHFATKEDAALLIHRDFAEALESRLGDGDSRAPHEVLAQVYAEVLESYGDGSSPEAQTMMRVRRLMAANPVLNAAGLRLDAEQSRRLVEHIARATGTDPDLDLEPRLAVETLAAAVRVTLEVWTARIEAGRPSNARALFAQALKRLGV; encoded by the coding sequence ATGACGGGGTTGAGAGAGCGGCAGCGACGTCGGACTCAGCACGACATCAGCACGGCAGCGCTCGAGCTGTTCGAGCGGCATGGTGTCGAGGGCACGACAGTCGACGACATCGCCGCGGCGGCGGAGGTCTCGCCCCGCACGTTCTTCCGCCACTTCGCGACGAAGGAGGACGCGGCGCTGCTGATTCACCGCGATTTCGCGGAGGCGCTGGAATCGCGTCTTGGCGACGGGGACTCTCGTGCGCCGCACGAGGTGCTGGCACAGGTTTACGCCGAGGTGCTGGAGTCCTACGGAGACGGCAGCAGTCCCGAAGCCCAGACGATGATGCGCGTGCGCAGGTTGATGGCGGCGAACCCGGTCCTTAACGCGGCGGGATTGCGGCTGGACGCCGAACAGTCGCGACGGCTCGTCGAACACATCGCGCGAGCTACCGGCACCGATCCGGATCTGGACCTGGAGCCTCGCTTGGCCGTGGAAACGCTGGCCGCGGCTGTCCGGGTGACGCTGGAGGTGTGGACGGCCCGCATCGAGGCGGGCCGTCCCTCCAATGCCCGTGCCTTGTTCGCCCAGGCCCTCAAGCGCCTGGGGGTGTGA
- a CDS encoding DHA2 family efflux MFS transporter permease subunit, which produces MVSLGAAMVALDGTVISVANPALSAELDASLTDLQWVTNGYLLAIATTLVIFGKAADRFSRKGFWLTGVVAFTAASVLVGLAPSVELVIVWRVAQGLAGALIMPAGVGLLRGAFAGAALSRALAVWSTSTAGAAAAGPVIAGLLVESYGWEAVFFINAPIGVIAIGLGLHHLPRTPKRQADGRLDVLGAVLLAAAMMSLVWAVLEIEKAGSAGTVLLFFALAATLTVVFSLREGRAKEPVLDLRIFRNRTVPAAALLVVLAFFTLYGTLFFVTLYLQRVRGADAVGAGVQVLPLTVALGVASALVGRLNARFGPRPALLAGTAAIALSALGLSQLETGTGYAGLWPWLVGMGAGVGLVSVASTEALVGNVDQRLSSVAGGLQQTASQLGGVLGTAVLSTVVSSSVQSRLPRELAATGVHGGVAEAVAADADKVAQGIAPVPPGANGALTSRITDASHEAFLAGMSSALLVAMGAALAGLVAALFVRPGVTVSRDEVVVMH; this is translated from the coding sequence GTGGTCAGCCTCGGCGCCGCCATGGTGGCGCTGGACGGCACCGTCATCTCGGTGGCGAACCCGGCGCTGTCCGCCGAGCTCGACGCGAGCCTGACCGACCTGCAATGGGTTACCAACGGTTATCTGCTCGCCATCGCGACCACCCTCGTGATCTTCGGCAAAGCCGCGGACCGCTTCTCCCGCAAAGGTTTCTGGCTTACCGGAGTGGTGGCCTTCACGGCGGCGTCCGTCCTCGTCGGCCTCGCACCATCCGTCGAACTGGTGATCGTCTGGCGGGTCGCGCAGGGCCTGGCTGGAGCGTTGATCATGCCCGCCGGCGTCGGCTTGCTGCGTGGCGCGTTCGCCGGAGCCGCGCTGAGCAGGGCACTGGCCGTGTGGAGCACCTCCACCGCTGGTGCTGCCGCGGCAGGCCCGGTGATCGCCGGCCTGCTCGTCGAGAGCTACGGCTGGGAAGCCGTGTTCTTCATCAACGCCCCGATCGGCGTCATCGCTATCGGACTGGGCCTGCATCACCTTCCGCGAACGCCGAAGAGGCAGGCCGACGGGCGTCTGGACGTGCTCGGAGCCGTCCTCCTCGCCGCCGCCATGATGTCGCTGGTGTGGGCGGTGCTCGAGATCGAGAAAGCCGGCTCGGCGGGCACCGTGCTGCTCTTCTTCGCCCTGGCCGCGACGCTGACGGTCGTGTTCTCCCTGCGAGAAGGCCGCGCCAAGGAGCCGGTTCTCGATCTGCGGATCTTCCGGAACCGCACGGTTCCCGCCGCAGCACTGCTGGTGGTGCTCGCCTTCTTCACGCTCTACGGAACGCTGTTCTTCGTCACCCTCTACCTCCAGCGCGTCCGGGGTGCCGACGCGGTGGGAGCGGGCGTACAGGTTTTGCCGTTGACGGTCGCGCTCGGCGTGGCGTCCGCTCTCGTCGGCCGCCTCAACGCCCGTTTCGGCCCACGACCGGCCCTGCTCGCCGGTACGGCCGCGATTGCGCTGTCGGCGTTGGGCCTGTCCCAGCTGGAAACCGGAACCGGTTACGCTGGCCTGTGGCCGTGGCTGGTCGGGATGGGCGCCGGGGTGGGGCTGGTCTCCGTGGCCAGCACCGAGGCGCTGGTCGGAAATGTCGACCAACGTCTCAGCAGCGTGGCGGGCGGTCTCCAGCAGACAGCGTCGCAGCTCGGCGGTGTCCTCGGGACCGCGGTTTTGTCCACTGTTGTGTCCTCGTCGGTCCAGTCCCGGCTTCCGCGTGAGCTGGCGGCGACCGGGGTGCACGGTGGCGTGGCCGAGGCCGTCGCCGCCGACGCCGACAAGGTCGCCCAGGGCATCGCGCCGGTGCCTCCTGGCGCGAACGGTGCCCTGACGTCGCGAATCACCGACGCCAGCCACGAGGCCTTCCTGGCCGGCATGAGCTCGGCTCTCCTCGTCGCGATGGGTGCCGCGCTCGCGGGACTCGTCGCCGCGCTCTTCGTGCGTCCCGGAGTCACCGTGTCTCGCGACGAGGTCGTCGTCATGCACTGA
- a CDS encoding acetyl-CoA C-acetyltransferase encodes MPEAFLLDAVRTPVGRRGGALSGWHPADLAAHIIRAVVSRAGVEPELVDDVILGCTDTLGPQSGNIARTAWLAAGFPDHVPGVTVDRQCGSSQQAVHFAAQAVLSGTQDLVLAGGVQNMSRIPISAAMLAGREYGFDDPFSGSKGWQERYGSVEVSQFRSADMIAEHWDITREAMESYALRSHQRALAAIDTGRFAAEIAPVDDFSVDEGPRRDTSLERMQGLKPLSEGSRLTAAVASQISDGASAALIASESFVREHGLRPRARIHHISVRAADPVWMLTGPIPATAHALRKAGLTVDDIDLFEVNEAFASVVLAWLAETGADPDRVNVNGGGIALGHPIGATGTKLLATLLHELERRNGRYGLQTMCEGGGTANVTIIERL; translated from the coding sequence GTGCCTGAAGCCTTTCTCCTCGACGCCGTCCGCACCCCCGTCGGCCGGCGCGGCGGCGCCCTGTCCGGGTGGCACCCCGCCGACCTCGCCGCGCACATCATCCGAGCCGTGGTTTCCCGCGCTGGGGTGGAGCCCGAGCTGGTCGACGACGTGATCCTCGGCTGCACCGACACCCTCGGACCGCAATCCGGCAACATCGCCCGCACCGCGTGGCTCGCGGCGGGGTTCCCGGACCACGTGCCCGGCGTGACCGTCGACCGGCAGTGCGGATCCAGCCAGCAGGCCGTGCACTTCGCCGCCCAAGCCGTGCTCTCCGGCACCCAAGACCTCGTACTCGCCGGCGGGGTGCAGAACATGAGCCGCATCCCCATCAGCGCCGCCATGCTCGCCGGCCGCGAATACGGCTTCGACGACCCGTTCTCCGGCTCCAAAGGCTGGCAGGAACGCTACGGCAGTGTCGAGGTGTCACAGTTCCGCTCCGCCGACATGATCGCCGAACACTGGGACATCACCCGCGAGGCGATGGAGTCGTATGCGCTACGCAGCCACCAGCGCGCCCTCGCCGCCATCGACACCGGCCGATTCGCCGCAGAGATCGCGCCGGTCGATGACTTCTCGGTAGACGAGGGCCCACGCCGGGACACCAGCCTGGAACGCATGCAAGGACTCAAACCGCTCTCCGAAGGTTCCCGGCTCACCGCTGCGGTGGCGAGCCAGATCTCCGACGGCGCCAGCGCCGCGCTGATCGCTTCGGAGTCGTTCGTGCGGGAACACGGCCTCAGGCCGCGCGCCCGCATCCACCACATCTCGGTGCGCGCGGCCGACCCGGTGTGGATGCTCACCGGGCCGATCCCCGCCACCGCCCACGCGCTTCGCAAGGCGGGCCTCACCGTGGACGACATCGACCTGTTCGAGGTGAACGAAGCCTTCGCCAGCGTGGTCCTGGCCTGGCTCGCCGAAACCGGCGCCGACCCCGACCGAGTCAACGTCAACGGCGGCGGCATCGCCCTCGGCCACCCCATCGGCGCCACCGGCACCAAACTGCTGGCCACCCTCCTGCACGAGCTGGAACGCCGCAACGGCCGCTACGGCCTGCAAACCATGTGCGAAGGCGGCGGCACCGCCAACGTCACCATCATCGAACGGTTGTAA
- a CDS encoding SDR family oxidoreductase, with protein MSRLCQDRVVIVTGAGRGIGRAHALAFAAEGARVVVNDVGVALDGSATGDGPAAQVVAEIEALGGEAVANTDDVADWTGARNLIGAALEQFGGLDVLVNNAGFVRDRMLVNLGEEEWDAVIRVHLKGHFAPLRHAAEYWRGEAKAGRTPSARVINTSSGAGLLGSVGQSNYSAAKAGIAGLTVVAAAELQRYGVTVNAIAPSARTRMTEEVFAATMARPDEGFDAMAPENVSPLVVWLGSVESAGVTGRVFEVEGGKVSLAQAWRHGPFVDKGSRWEPSELGPVVEKLIAEAPAPEPVYGAS; from the coding sequence GTGAGCAGGTTGTGCCAGGACCGTGTCGTCATCGTGACGGGCGCCGGTCGCGGGATCGGGCGGGCGCATGCGCTGGCGTTCGCGGCGGAGGGTGCGCGGGTGGTGGTCAACGACGTGGGCGTGGCCCTCGATGGTTCCGCGACGGGGGATGGTCCGGCCGCCCAGGTGGTGGCCGAGATCGAGGCCCTCGGTGGCGAGGCCGTGGCGAACACCGATGACGTGGCCGACTGGACCGGGGCGCGGAACCTGATCGGCGCCGCGCTGGAGCAGTTCGGCGGCCTGGACGTGCTGGTCAACAACGCCGGGTTCGTGCGGGACCGGATGCTCGTCAACCTCGGTGAGGAAGAGTGGGACGCGGTGATCCGCGTGCACCTCAAGGGCCATTTCGCGCCGCTGCGGCACGCGGCCGAGTACTGGCGCGGTGAGGCGAAAGCCGGGCGGACGCCGAGCGCGCGGGTGATCAACACCAGTTCCGGCGCGGGGTTGCTGGGCAGTGTGGGGCAGTCGAACTATTCGGCGGCGAAGGCGGGGATCGCGGGGTTGACGGTGGTCGCCGCGGCGGAACTCCAGCGGTACGGCGTGACGGTGAACGCGATCGCCCCGTCGGCCCGGACCCGCATGACCGAAGAGGTCTTCGCGGCGACGATGGCCCGTCCCGACGAGGGGTTCGATGCGATGGCGCCGGAGAACGTTTCGCCGCTGGTGGTGTGGCTGGGCAGCGTCGAATCGGCCGGTGTGACGGGCCGGGTGTTCGAGGTGGAGGGCGGGAAGGTGTCGCTGGCGCAGGCGTGGCGGCACGGCCCATTTGTGGACAAGGGCTCCCGGTGGGAGCCGTCCGAGCTGGGTCCGGTGGTGGAGAAGTTGATCGCCGAGGCGCCCGCGCCCGAACCCGTGTATGGAGCGTCCTGA
- a CDS encoding SDR family oxidoreductase, translating to MDLGLAGSVVLVTGGVRGVGRGISRVFSSYGAHVVTCARREPEEPPGDFISCDVCDPEQVESMIGRIVADHGRLDVVVNNAGGSPFASAAEASPRFHDKIVQLNLLAPLLVAQQANAVMQRQDGGGSIVMISSVSATRPSPGTAAYGAAKAGLDNLTASLAVEWAPKVRVNALDVGLVRTEQAHLHYGSDVAAVGKTVPLGRLAEPEEIGQCAAFLASGLASYVSGATLKVHGGGEVPAFQAAADVNREGQ from the coding sequence GTGGATCTGGGATTGGCCGGTTCCGTGGTGCTGGTGACCGGGGGTGTCCGTGGCGTGGGCCGGGGCATCAGCCGGGTGTTCTCCTCGTATGGCGCGCACGTGGTGACCTGCGCCCGGCGCGAGCCGGAGGAGCCACCCGGTGACTTCATCTCCTGCGATGTCTGCGATCCGGAGCAGGTCGAGTCGATGATCGGGCGCATCGTGGCGGACCACGGTCGGCTGGATGTGGTGGTGAACAACGCGGGTGGCAGTCCGTTCGCCTCCGCTGCGGAGGCGTCGCCGCGGTTCCACGACAAGATCGTGCAGTTGAACTTGCTGGCGCCGTTGCTGGTCGCGCAGCAGGCGAACGCGGTGATGCAGCGTCAGGACGGCGGCGGGTCGATCGTGATGATTTCCAGCGTGTCCGCGACCCGCCCGTCGCCGGGGACGGCCGCGTATGGGGCGGCGAAGGCGGGGCTGGACAACTTGACCGCGAGTTTGGCGGTGGAGTGGGCGCCGAAGGTTCGGGTGAACGCGCTGGATGTGGGTTTGGTGCGCACCGAGCAGGCGCATCTGCATTACGGCAGCGACGTGGCAGCGGTGGGGAAGACGGTGCCGTTGGGGCGGCTGGCCGAGCCCGAGGAGATCGGCCAGTGTGCCGCGTTCCTGGCCTCGGGTCTGGCTTCGTACGTCTCGGGGGCGACGTTGAAGGTGCACGGCGGTGGTGAGGTGCCCGCGTTCCAGGCGGCCGCGGATGTCAACAGGGAGGGCCAGTGA
- the fgd gene encoding glucose-6-phosphate dehydrogenase (coenzyme-F420): MKVGYKASAEQFGPRDLVEYAVRAEELGLDSVMVSDHFLPWRHEGGHAPFALSWMSAVAERTSRVQIGTSVLTPTFRYNPAVIAQAFATMSLLSGGRVILGVGTGEALNEIAVSGREWPEFKERFARLREAIKLMRELWTTDNVSFEGEYYTLVNAKIYDRPEQPVPVYVAAGGPVVAKYAGRAGDGFICTSGKGMELYNDKLMPAVAEGAAAAERDVAGIDKMIEIKMSYDRDHTKALENTRFWAPLSLTPEQKHSVSSAEEMERLADELPIEQVAKRWIVASDPDEAVAQIKPYLDAGLNHLVFHGPGHDQERFLSQFAEDVLPRLHALG; encoded by the coding sequence ATGAAGGTCGGCTACAAGGCCTCGGCGGAGCAGTTCGGTCCGCGGGATCTGGTCGAGTACGCCGTGCGGGCCGAGGAGCTGGGCCTGGACTCGGTGATGGTGTCCGACCACTTCCTGCCGTGGCGGCACGAGGGCGGGCACGCGCCGTTCGCGTTGTCGTGGATGTCGGCGGTGGCGGAGCGGACGAGCCGGGTGCAGATCGGGACGAGCGTGCTGACTCCGACGTTCCGGTACAACCCGGCGGTGATCGCGCAGGCGTTCGCGACGATGTCGCTGCTGTCGGGCGGGCGGGTGATTCTCGGTGTGGGCACGGGTGAGGCGCTCAACGAGATCGCGGTGTCCGGCCGGGAGTGGCCGGAGTTCAAGGAGCGGTTCGCGCGGCTGCGTGAGGCGATCAAGCTGATGCGTGAGCTGTGGACGACCGACAACGTGTCGTTCGAGGGCGAGTACTACACCCTGGTCAACGCCAAGATCTACGACCGGCCGGAGCAGCCGGTGCCGGTGTACGTGGCCGCCGGTGGCCCGGTGGTGGCCAAGTACGCGGGCCGGGCCGGGGACGGCTTCATCTGCACCTCGGGTAAGGGCATGGAGCTCTACAACGACAAGCTGATGCCGGCGGTCGCGGAGGGCGCGGCGGCGGCGGAGCGGGACGTCGCGGGCATCGACAAGATGATCGAGATCAAGATGTCCTACGACCGGGACCACACCAAGGCCCTGGAGAACACCCGGTTCTGGGCGCCGTTGTCGCTGACGCCGGAGCAGAAGCACAGCGTGTCCTCGGCCGAGGAGATGGAGCGGCTGGCCGACGAGCTGCCCATCGAGCAGGTCGCCAAGCGCTGGATCGTGGCCTCCGACCCGGACGAGGCCGTGGCGCAGATCAAGCCGTACCTGGACGCGGGCCTGAACCACCTCGTGTTCCACGGCCCCGGCCACGACCAGGAACGCTTCCTGTCCCAGTTCGCCGAGGACGTCCTGCCGCGGCTGCACGCCCTCGGCTGA
- a CDS encoding cyclase family protein, which translates to MSSSGNWNRWGAEDERGAANLLTPEVILAAMPAVREGRVVSLAMPIRGATSNGGGRRVPHLAGRPLPQHFMAVDGGDYAAGARKVKDTMAIADDALLVSPHGTTTHIDALAHTWRDDRLYNGHPAERVRSYGATRCGIDKLGVIVTRGLLLDVAGHLGVGHVDPGTEIDAEVLAGCASAAGVEPRAGDVVLIRTGWPRVFATDPGRYQGAQPGITYSAGRWLVDRDVVAIGADNAAVGAIASDGGFAGPVDEDIHLLTLWERGVHLIEMLALEELAATGRAEFLFVAAPLPIEGGTASPLNPVAVI; encoded by the coding sequence ATGAGTTCATCGGGGAACTGGAATCGTTGGGGCGCGGAGGACGAGCGCGGCGCGGCGAACCTGCTCACGCCGGAGGTGATCCTGGCCGCGATGCCGGCTGTGCGTGAGGGGCGGGTGGTGTCGCTGGCGATGCCGATCCGCGGGGCAACCTCCAACGGCGGAGGCCGGCGGGTGCCGCACCTGGCCGGGCGGCCGCTGCCGCAGCACTTCATGGCCGTCGACGGCGGTGACTACGCCGCCGGGGCGCGCAAGGTCAAGGACACGATGGCGATCGCCGACGACGCGCTGCTCGTGTCGCCGCACGGCACCACAACCCACATCGACGCCCTGGCGCACACGTGGCGCGACGACCGGCTCTACAACGGCCATCCCGCCGAGCGGGTCCGCAGCTACGGCGCGACGCGGTGCGGGATCGACAAGCTCGGCGTGATCGTCACGCGGGGCCTGCTGCTGGACGTGGCCGGCCACCTCGGTGTCGGGCACGTGGATCCGGGGACGGAGATCGACGCCGAGGTCCTGGCCGGGTGTGCGTCGGCGGCGGGCGTGGAGCCGCGCGCCGGTGATGTCGTGCTGATCCGGACAGGATGGCCACGGGTGTTCGCCACCGACCCAGGCCGCTACCAGGGCGCGCAACCCGGAATCACCTACTCGGCCGGCCGGTGGCTGGTGGACCGCGATGTCGTGGCCATCGGCGCCGACAACGCTGCGGTCGGCGCGATCGCCTCCGACGGCGGTTTCGCGGGCCCTGTGGACGAGGACATCCATCTGCTGACGCTCTGGGAGCGAGGGGTGCACTTGATCGAGATGTTGGCTCTCGAGGAACTGGCCGCCACCGGGCGAGCCGAGTTCCTGTTCGTGGCCGCGCCGTTGCCGATCGAGGGCGGCACGGCCAGTCCCTTGAATCCTGTGGCGGTGATCTAG
- a CDS encoding CoA transferase subunit A, translating to MADKRMSADEVAAEVRDGMTIGIGGWGSRRKPMALVRALLRTPVRDLTVVSYGGPDVGLLCAAGKVKRVVFGFVTLDSIPFDPWFGRARETGSIEVTEYDEGMFAAALSAAAQRLPFLPLRAGLGSEVMRVNPGLRTVRSPYADGEELVAVPAQELDVALVHLNRADARGNAQYLGPDPYFDDLFCLAAKKRFVSVEKVVDTAELTGPVQSLLLNRSAVDGVVEAPRGAHFTTAVPDYGRDERFQKHYVACAKDPEAWPGFVDRFLSGDEARYLSEVDRFEAAA from the coding sequence ATGGCCGATAAGCGCATGAGCGCCGACGAGGTCGCGGCCGAGGTCCGGGACGGTATGACGATCGGCATCGGGGGCTGGGGTTCCCGGCGCAAGCCGATGGCGCTGGTGCGCGCCCTGCTGCGCACGCCGGTTCGCGATCTCACCGTCGTGTCGTATGGGGGCCCCGACGTGGGCTTGTTGTGTGCGGCGGGGAAGGTCAAGCGGGTGGTGTTCGGGTTCGTCACGCTGGACTCGATCCCGTTCGACCCGTGGTTCGGCCGCGCCCGCGAAACGGGCTCGATCGAGGTGACCGAGTACGACGAGGGCATGTTCGCGGCGGCGCTCTCGGCGGCGGCGCAGCGGTTGCCGTTCTTGCCGCTGCGGGCGGGGCTGGGCTCCGAGGTGATGCGGGTGAATCCCGGCCTGCGTACCGTGCGCTCACCCTATGCCGACGGAGAAGAATTGGTGGCCGTGCCCGCACAGGAACTCGACGTGGCGCTGGTGCATCTGAACCGCGCCGACGCCCGGGGTAATGCCCAGTATCTCGGCCCGGATCCCTACTTCGACGACCTGTTCTGTCTGGCCGCGAAGAAACGGTTCGTCTCGGTGGAGAAGGTCGTGGACACGGCGGAGCTGACCGGGCCGGTGCAGTCGTTGTTGCTCAACCGCTCGGCGGTGGACGGGGTGGTGGAGGCGCCGCGGGGTGCGCACTTCACCACCGCCGTCCCGGACTACGGCCGGGACGAACGGTTCCAGAAGCACTACGTGGCGTGCGCGAAGGACCCGGAGGCCTGGCCGGGGTTCGTGGACCGGTTCCTGTCCGGCGACGAGGCACGGTATTTGTCCGAGGTGGATCGATTCGAGGCGGCGGCATGA
- a CDS encoding enoyl-CoA hydratase family protein has product MPVLTKRDSHIEIVTVDFPPVNALPVQGWFDLAAAVRAAGEDPDVHVVVLRAEGRGFNAGVDIKEIQRTAGYEALVGANKGCYAAFGAVYDCAVPVVAAVHGFCLGGGIGLVGNADVIVASEDATFGVPEVERGALGAATHLARLVPQHLMRTLYFTARTITAGELHQHGSVYQVVPRAELDEAALAVARDIAAKDPRVIRAAKEALNGIDTQHVHRSYRFEQGFTFELNLLGASDEAREEFLNGR; this is encoded by the coding sequence ATGCCGGTTCTGACCAAACGCGACAGTCACATCGAGATCGTCACGGTGGATTTCCCGCCGGTGAATGCGTTGCCGGTGCAGGGCTGGTTCGACCTTGCTGCCGCTGTGCGTGCCGCGGGGGAGGATCCGGATGTGCACGTGGTGGTGTTGCGGGCGGAGGGCCGCGGTTTCAACGCCGGGGTGGACATCAAGGAGATCCAGCGCACCGCGGGCTACGAGGCACTCGTGGGTGCGAACAAGGGTTGTTACGCGGCTTTTGGTGCGGTGTACGACTGTGCGGTGCCGGTGGTGGCGGCGGTGCACGGGTTCTGCCTGGGCGGCGGGATCGGCCTGGTCGGCAACGCGGACGTGATCGTCGCGTCGGAGGACGCCACGTTTGGGGTGCCCGAGGTCGAGCGGGGTGCGCTGGGCGCGGCCACGCACCTGGCGCGGTTGGTGCCGCAGCATTTGATGCGCACGTTGTACTTCACCGCGCGCACGATCACGGCGGGCGAGCTGCATCAGCATGGCTCGGTGTATCAGGTGGTGCCGCGGGCGGAGCTGGACGAGGCGGCGCTGGCGGTGGCACGGGACATCGCCGCGAAGGATCCGCGGGTGATCCGGGCCGCGAAGGAGGCGCTCAACGGGATCGACACCCAGCACGTGCACCGCAGTTACCGGTTCGAGCAGGGGTTCACTTTCGAGCTGAACCTGCTGGGTGCCTCGGATGAGGCTCGGGAGGAGTTCCTCAATGGCCGATAA